In Psychrobacter immobilis, a single genomic region encodes these proteins:
- a CDS encoding response regulator gives MTHILLVEDDPAIAMSLKVTCKREGWQITWLDNASSVLPFLRNLHNSAEAQDLSAIILDVGLPDGDGLSLCQQIRHTPDIAGLKDIPIIFLTARSDEVDRILGLEMGGDDYCAKPFSPRELVARLKAIWRREQLLSQQSTNHTTAADNTVNDNSSSNMSGQALTFECQSGIWHYQPLNYSLMWQEQKLELSNTERKILLTLLKAPNQVFSREQLLSAVSDYPDHRLARTIDSHIKSIRKQLATVDASIDVIHTHRGLGYALCPA, from the coding sequence ATGACCCATATTTTATTGGTAGAAGACGATCCTGCTATCGCGATGTCACTGAAAGTCACTTGCAAGCGTGAAGGCTGGCAAATCACTTGGCTTGATAACGCCAGTAGCGTGTTGCCTTTTCTGCGCAATTTACATAATAGTGCTGAAGCGCAAGATCTATCGGCAATTATTTTGGATGTTGGGCTGCCAGATGGTGATGGTCTCAGTCTCTGTCAACAAATACGCCACACCCCTGATATTGCTGGCTTAAAGGACATTCCTATCATCTTCTTGACGGCTCGTAGCGATGAGGTCGATCGTATTTTGGGTTTGGAAATGGGCGGCGATGACTATTGTGCCAAGCCATTTAGCCCGCGCGAGTTGGTTGCTCGCCTAAAAGCCATTTGGCGACGTGAGCAATTATTGTCCCAGCAGTCTACTAATCATACAACAGCAGCAGATAATACCGTTAATGACAATTCTTCTAGCAATATGTCGGGGCAAGCCTTAACGTTTGAATGTCAGTCTGGCATCTGGCACTACCAACCACTTAATTATTCGTTAATGTGGCAAGAGCAGAAGCTTGAGCTGAGTAACACCGAACGCAAAATCTTATTGACCCTGTTAAAAGCGCCCAATCAAGTCTTTAGCCGTGAGCAACTGCTGAGCGCGGTGAGCGATTACCCTGATCATCGCTTGGCGAGAACTATAGACAGTCATATCAAGTCCATTCGTAAGCAACTAGCGACCGTCGATGCCAGCATTGATGTTATCCATACCCATCGCGGCTTGGGTTACGCCTTGTGTCCCGCCTAG
- a CDS encoding helix-turn-helix domain-containing protein: MNTRQPKKSYKQIIHNHLLAGNSLSTYEAFDLWQITCFLQRISELRAQGVVIQDKTVKRNGKTFKQYWIDTPADGNHDATGVQL; the protein is encoded by the coding sequence ATGAATACACGGCAACCAAAAAAGAGCTATAAGCAGATTATCCATAATCACCTACTGGCAGGTAATAGCCTATCCACTTATGAAGCCTTTGATCTATGGCAAATCACATGCTTTTTACAGCGGATCAGTGAGCTAAGAGCGCAAGGCGTAGTAATTCAAGATAAGACCGTAAAACGCAACGGTAAGACGTTTAAACAATATTGGATAGACACGCCAGCCGATGGCAACCATGACGCTACAGGGGTGCAATTATGA
- a CDS encoding helix-turn-helix transcriptional regulator, with the protein MDKQQATQNTPVIPFTGDTSNDTEPTTANSPAMQLPTTGMGRAKDILPFLPFSKTTLFEWSKDGRFPAGRKLSPTMTAWSYADIHEWLNSHTSTTSEV; encoded by the coding sequence ATGGACAAGCAACAAGCCACCCAAAACACGCCAGTTATTCCCTTTACTGGTGACACCTCAAACGACACCGAACCAACCACCGCAAATAGTCCAGCTATGCAACTGCCTACTACAGGCATGGGCAGAGCAAAGGATATTTTGCCGTTTCTACCTTTTAGCAAGACCACTTTGTTTGAATGGAGTAAGGACGGGAGGTTTCCAGCTGGCAGAAAGCTATCACCTACTATGACAGCGTGGAGCTATGCAGACATTCACGAATGGCTTAATTCTCACACCTCAACCACTAGCGAGGTGTAA
- a CDS encoding L,D-transpeptidase family protein: MCQKFAKHSNYAHNSPISYNHKYPNMMKMKPLITAISIAIVTASVSAVAAPADNTRTLPVRTADSMPSIAKKVSLDVQENRSSSIDGRAPVVATPALKPNTPDRMTQLIDEKQEVDVETAQQAVSADNMTVEELARKDVQSDSTDDISEGQAVAAPTAAISDASPADTSIKSIEDVNGKKHTTLNLSNYAKQVNGATWTPNMKVNSAMTIKMQALLDWNHASPGAIDGGWGMNSKKALINFQTMKGLPATGKMDQKTWDALNKNIPANKPVLVTYTITEDDIKTNFASTPAGSEAKSKMKGLYYQDIKEMFGERFHMDVRYLDKLNKNKQYKAGETITVLNTRAPLKQRINRVVANKADKTLYAYNGDKLVATYPTTIGSDATPSPQGSFKIINKVKMPWYKATVGKGADKQIHMLPPGPNSPVGVVWMGLSKPSYGIHGSPKPEGISRQASAGCVRLTNWDVLEVYANIENGATVELK, from the coding sequence ATGTGTCAAAAGTTTGCGAAGCATTCAAATTATGCGCATAATAGCCCCATTAGTTATAACCATAAGTATCCCAATATGATGAAAATGAAGCCTCTTATTACCGCTATATCAATTGCTATCGTTACTGCCAGTGTCAGCGCCGTTGCCGCACCTGCTGATAATACGCGCACCTTGCCAGTACGAACCGCTGACTCAATGCCTAGCATTGCCAAAAAAGTTAGCCTTGATGTACAAGAGAATCGCAGTAGCTCAATCGATGGTCGTGCTCCTGTCGTAGCCACGCCTGCTTTAAAGCCTAATACGCCTGACCGTATGACTCAGCTGATTGACGAAAAGCAGGAAGTCGATGTAGAGACAGCGCAACAAGCAGTCAGTGCTGATAATATGACGGTAGAAGAGCTGGCTCGTAAAGATGTGCAGTCTGATAGCACTGACGATATTAGTGAAGGTCAAGCCGTCGCTGCCCCTACCGCAGCCATATCTGATGCTAGCCCAGCAGATACTTCTATCAAAAGCATCGAAGATGTTAATGGTAAAAAACATACCACGCTGAATTTGTCGAATTACGCCAAACAGGTAAACGGTGCCACATGGACACCGAATATGAAAGTTAACTCAGCAATGACGATCAAAATGCAGGCACTGCTTGATTGGAACCATGCTTCTCCTGGTGCCATCGATGGCGGCTGGGGCATGAACAGTAAAAAAGCGCTGATCAACTTCCAAACCATGAAAGGCTTGCCAGCCACAGGTAAAATGGATCAAAAAACGTGGGATGCGTTAAATAAAAATATCCCAGCGAATAAACCAGTGCTCGTGACTTACACCATCACTGAAGATGATATTAAGACCAACTTTGCCAGCACACCTGCAGGTTCAGAAGCTAAGTCAAAAATGAAAGGCTTATACTATCAAGACATTAAAGAGATGTTTGGTGAGCGCTTCCATATGGATGTACGTTATTTAGATAAGCTTAATAAAAATAAGCAGTATAAAGCGGGCGAAACCATCACTGTTTTAAATACCCGTGCACCACTTAAGCAGCGCATTAACCGTGTGGTTGCCAATAAAGCCGATAAGACATTATATGCTTATAACGGCGATAAACTGGTGGCTACTTACCCAACGACAATCGGTAGCGATGCCACACCATCGCCACAAGGTTCGTTTAAAATTATTAACAAGGTGAAAATGCCTTGGTATAAAGCAACCGTTGGTAAAGGCGCAGACAAACAAATACATATGCTACCACCAGGACCAAATAGCCCTGTTGGCGTCGTATGGATGGGCTTGTCTAAACCTTCATATGGTATTCATGGTTCACCAAAGCCTGAAGGCATCAGTCGCCAAGCCTCTGCAGGTTGTGTGCGTTTGACCAACTGGGATGTATTAGAGGTTTATGCCAATATTGAAAATGGCGCAACCGTTGAGCTTAAGTAA
- the prmB gene encoding 50S ribosomal protein L3 N(5)-glutamine methyltransferase: MSEDQTMSAEEFQNQYFNDDGLESEMVFDLESGILGEDDQFANLPAELEEAREQLVSIRDFIRFSVTQLRNYDVVVAQGTTDEFAEASAIVLHSLALDWSANEQILDCRLTTSEKQLVLSLLEERIAERKPLSYLINLSYFCDLPFYVDERVLIPRSPIAELIRQQFHPYFDVNELAKPLGKSVNEQAAAFYDHGLEVKQLSQPERILDLCTGSGCIAIALATRFVDALVDAVDIDKSALEVAMVNVDHHDLGHQVNVIESDLFAKIPAEHQYELIVTNPPYVDAAIMAELPPEFLYEPEHALAAGQDGLDLVHRILFEAPDYLSPEGLLVCEVGDSEWALKQAYPEIQFDWLKFAHGGHGVFAITYDELMAHRELFNAYVQLLDSIQ, from the coding sequence ATGTCAGAAGACCAAACAATGAGCGCAGAAGAGTTTCAAAATCAATACTTCAATGACGATGGTCTAGAGAGTGAAATGGTGTTTGATTTAGAGAGTGGGATTCTGGGTGAAGACGATCAATTTGCCAATTTGCCTGCAGAATTAGAAGAGGCTCGCGAGCAACTGGTCAGTATTCGTGATTTTATTCGCTTTTCGGTCACCCAGCTTCGTAATTATGATGTGGTCGTTGCACAAGGCACCACCGATGAGTTTGCTGAAGCATCCGCCATTGTTTTGCATTCTCTGGCTTTAGACTGGTCAGCCAATGAGCAGATTCTCGATTGTCGCTTGACCACATCAGAGAAGCAGTTGGTACTGAGTTTGTTAGAAGAGCGTATCGCTGAGCGTAAACCATTAAGCTATTTGATCAACTTATCATACTTCTGTGATTTGCCTTTTTATGTCGATGAGCGGGTGCTAATTCCAAGATCGCCTATCGCAGAATTGATTCGTCAGCAGTTCCATCCATATTTTGATGTCAATGAGCTTGCCAAACCACTTGGTAAGAGCGTCAACGAGCAGGCTGCTGCATTTTATGATCACGGTTTAGAGGTCAAGCAGCTGTCGCAGCCTGAGCGTATTTTAGATTTATGCACTGGCTCTGGTTGTATTGCTATTGCACTTGCGACGCGTTTTGTTGATGCGCTGGTTGATGCTGTTGATATCGATAAAAGTGCGCTTGAAGTAGCCATGGTTAACGTCGATCATCATGATCTTGGGCATCAGGTTAATGTGATTGAGTCCGATCTGTTTGCTAAGATTCCTGCTGAACACCAGTATGAGTTGATAGTCACCAATCCGCCGTATGTTGATGCGGCTATTATGGCAGAGCTGCCACCTGAATTTTTATATGAGCCAGAGCATGCGCTAGCCGCGGGTCAAGATGGGCTGGATTTGGTGCATCGTATTTTGTTTGAAGCGCCAGATTATCTGAGCCCTGAAGGCTTGTTAGTTTGTGAAGTAGGTGATAGTGAGTGGGCATTAAAGCAAGCCTATCCTGAAATTCAGTTTGATTGGTTGAAATTTGCCCACGGTGGTCACGGTGTCTTTGCGATTACTTATGATGAGCTTATGGCACATCGTGAGCTGTTCAATGCTTACGTACAACTGTTAGATAGCATTCAATAG
- a CDS encoding DUF389 domain-containing protein, which yields MTSSENELSNDSSVIKDASSTANHPDKKAALTDADGSSVLDSTVEHTEPSKSSETHDDNDCGEDMACAQPPETTIAIKSIGADEVVATLETAKPNNESEITKREITGLETPLFNESLRLTTAPNHQNLENASAEHAQAKEDNAYEQTSQKDADAEVTVEAEGIAPADAQGTYPISDNPQQESKANSDNTKPSSIDKQPDTPKNNDTIVKNTVKDKVDNQEELEDEIKEKKEAKLESYKQFVAEQFSNQKVDYPEVRVRIEANALPSKMYFIMNILSAIIASYGLVTNSAAVVIGAMLVAMMLGPITGIALAIIDHRMPLLRKSLITVIVGVSLVVLVGFIVGWLHKDQPLTAEILSRTQPTSMDLMIALAGGTAGAYAMVSPHLSVAVVGVAVATALVPPLAASGILFANGETQLGLGALLLALTNIIAIQFTNALVLWLLGFRRLVDDDYKSSTYLTFLRRNAVTLLLLGGLGTYLTINLQTNAKQQVFESSVKEAINSYFIDKGNVLTNTQFDTSEENKVVRAVIRGETTPTSYDVRQIETVIAQDMAENFPEYLPIKLQLRYLPVQVIESNPLSQDKLDETDAAILTN from the coding sequence ATGACCTCATCTGAAAACGAACTCTCTAATGATTCTTCAGTTATAAAAGATGCTTCAAGCACAGCCAATCATCCAGACAAAAAAGCGGCGCTAACTGACGCAGATGGTAGCTCTGTACTAGATAGCACTGTCGAACATACTGAGCCTTCAAAAAGCTCAGAGACTCATGATGACAATGACTGTGGCGAGGATATGGCTTGTGCACAGCCTCCTGAAACAACGATAGCGATAAAGTCCATTGGTGCTGACGAGGTAGTAGCAACGTTAGAAACCGCCAAGCCCAACAATGAGTCTGAAATAACTAAACGTGAAATCACTGGGCTTGAGACACCACTATTCAATGAATCGTTGAGATTGACAACAGCGCCCAATCATCAAAATCTAGAAAATGCATCAGCAGAACATGCTCAAGCAAAAGAAGATAACGCTTACGAGCAAACGTCTCAAAAAGATGCTGACGCTGAGGTAACGGTAGAGGCAGAGGGTATTGCCCCAGCTGATGCACAGGGCACTTATCCTATCTCTGATAACCCTCAGCAAGAAAGCAAAGCAAATAGTGACAACACAAAACCGTCCTCAATTGATAAACAGCCAGACACACCGAAAAATAATGACACTATCGTAAAAAATACTGTGAAAGATAAAGTCGATAATCAGGAAGAGCTAGAAGACGAGATTAAAGAAAAAAAAGAAGCCAAGCTCGAATCTTATAAGCAATTTGTTGCCGAGCAATTTAGCAATCAAAAGGTAGACTATCCAGAGGTACGGGTCAGAATCGAGGCCAACGCTCTGCCTAGCAAAATGTATTTCATTATGAATATACTTTCTGCCATCATCGCCAGTTATGGGTTAGTGACCAATTCAGCTGCCGTCGTCATTGGCGCCATGTTGGTTGCCATGATGTTAGGTCCCATTACTGGCATAGCGTTAGCGATTATTGATCATCGTATGCCATTACTACGTAAATCACTGATTACGGTTATCGTCGGCGTATCATTGGTGGTATTGGTTGGTTTTATCGTCGGCTGGTTACACAAAGACCAGCCACTGACCGCAGAGATATTATCGCGCACTCAGCCAACCTCGATGGATTTAATGATTGCTCTAGCGGGTGGTACTGCTGGTGCTTATGCGATGGTTTCACCGCACCTATCAGTGGCAGTGGTCGGCGTGGCGGTAGCCACTGCATTGGTGCCACCTCTTGCCGCGAGTGGGATATTATTTGCCAATGGCGAGACGCAGCTTGGACTTGGGGCACTGCTACTGGCGCTAACCAATATTATTGCTATCCAGTTTACCAATGCTTTAGTACTCTGGTTATTAGGCTTTCGCCGTTTGGTCGATGACGATTATAAATCAAGCACCTATTTGACTTTTTTACGCCGTAATGCGGTGACGTTATTATTGTTAGGTGGATTGGGGACGTATTTGACCATCAACCTACAGACCAATGCCAAACAACAGGTTTTTGAGAGTAGCGTCAAAGAAGCCATCAATAGCTACTTTATCGACAAAGGCAACGTGCTGACCAATACTCAGTTTGATACCTCAGAAGAAAATAAAGTCGTACGTGCGGTCATTCGCGGAGAGACGACGCCTACTTCATACGATGTACGGCAAATCGAAACCGTCATTGCTCAAGATATGGCAGAGAATTTCCCTGAGTATCTACCCATTAAGCTACAGCTACGCTACTTGCCAGTACAAGTCATTGAGTCCAATCCATTGAGTCAAGATAAACTGGACGAGACTGATGCGGCGATTTTAACCAATTAG
- a CDS encoding alpha/beta hydrolase codes for MSDYLDAVIVEHNPTQKKIDRAVIWLHGLGASGHDFEPVVPQLGLADNMAVRFIFPHAPKRPVTVNGGMVMPAWYDILEMSLERKVDVAQIEESAQQIRDLISREIEGGVKPEHIVIAGFSQGGAVAYHVALGYPQRLAGLMTLSTYLATNDNISYSAANKDMPILIEHGTHDPVVPVILGEQAQQLLSAKGYNVAYHTYPMAHQVCMPQIQNIGKWFNKVLA; via the coding sequence ATGAGTGACTATTTAGATGCGGTCATCGTTGAGCATAATCCAACGCAAAAAAAGATAGATAGAGCCGTTATTTGGCTACATGGTTTGGGCGCGAGTGGTCATGATTTTGAGCCAGTGGTACCACAGCTAGGTTTAGCGGATAATATGGCAGTGCGTTTTATTTTCCCGCATGCACCAAAGCGCCCAGTGACGGTGAATGGTGGTATGGTAATGCCAGCATGGTACGACATCTTAGAGATGAGCCTAGAGCGTAAAGTCGATGTCGCTCAGATTGAAGAGTCTGCGCAGCAAATCCGTGATTTGATCAGCCGTGAGATAGAGGGTGGCGTTAAGCCTGAACACATTGTGATCGCAGGATTTTCGCAAGGTGGGGCAGTGGCATATCATGTGGCACTTGGCTACCCGCAGCGTTTAGCTGGCTTGATGACACTCTCTACTTATCTAGCGACTAATGATAATATTAGCTATAGCGCTGCTAATAAAGATATGCCAATATTGATTGAGCATGGTACGCATGATCCAGTTGTTCCTGTAATTTTGGGCGAGCAGGCGCAGCAGTTATTATCCGCTAAAGGCTATAATGTTGCTTATCATACTTATCCGATGGCACATCAAGTTTGCATGCCGCAGATTCAAAATATTGGTAAGTGGTTCAATAAAGTACTGGCTTAG
- the creC gene encoding two-component system sensor histidine kinase CreC, with product MNHKTNDSANSHPNTHINKADNSAHASQSNWYAKLHPIGTAQQTTKPKRLLNLSIFFRIWLALALVLIICGVVAFTQLFGYVKPTAQQVIEDTLLDTSKLLAASLQMPLSSGQLYDEQYQTKLDAAFIGTPTISKTTDPEYKNKSPSSFRIYVTDDKGVVIYDSLPEPDNDEGQDYSRWNDVYLTLNGQYGARSTTLDHNQRDGTVMYVAQPIKDETGNLIGIISVGKPVASVLPYLDDTRNRMLITALLMSIAALILAGLVAWWLKQSISLVTQYTSALAEDTKKPYFYLGHELNSLTDTIESMKHRLENRAYVTDYVHTLTHELKSPLTAIRASSELLEDDGLDKEDQQMLIQSIGEQSIKMQQLIDRLLLLAKVEQPTFKLNRQLTPLLPLLQTLAKNNSAKLQQQHLAPIDIYLNDKWVTETATLSPNALANTSVFADQFWLVQVLQNVLDNAIHFADSIVSIHIHNTAQTVTIDIFNNGKLLPEYAVDKAFDRYFSLSHQSQAAEKTSEHLSDFSVENHSTFDTTQIQPSMASNTLKKGTGLGLTLVKQVIEHHGGHVAITNIQENSDDSNQNSNEKNAAIKRYSGVMVSITLPLTKE from the coding sequence ATGAATCATAAAACCAACGATAGTGCTAACAGCCATCCTAATACTCATATTAATAAGGCTGATAACAGCGCGCATGCCAGCCAAAGCAATTGGTATGCAAAACTGCATCCTATCGGCACCGCGCAGCAAACGACTAAACCAAAACGACTGCTGAATTTAAGTATATTTTTTAGGATTTGGCTCGCGTTGGCGTTAGTGCTGATTATCTGCGGTGTGGTCGCATTTACTCAGCTGTTTGGTTATGTCAAACCGACGGCGCAGCAAGTGATCGAAGATACGTTGTTAGATACCAGCAAATTGCTGGCAGCAAGTTTGCAGATGCCGCTATCTTCAGGACAGCTATACGATGAGCAGTATCAAACGAAACTCGATGCGGCATTTATCGGCACGCCCACGATAAGTAAAACAACAGATCCAGAATATAAAAATAAAAGCCCTAGCAGCTTTCGGATATATGTCACCGATGATAAAGGCGTTGTCATATACGACTCACTACCCGAACCTGACAATGATGAAGGACAAGATTACAGCCGCTGGAATGATGTCTATCTAACGTTAAATGGTCAATATGGCGCGAGAAGTACAACGCTAGATCATAATCAGCGAGATGGTACGGTGATGTATGTGGCACAGCCGATAAAGGATGAAACTGGCAACTTGATTGGTATCATCAGCGTTGGCAAACCTGTCGCTAGCGTGTTGCCTTATTTGGACGATACGCGCAATCGCATGCTTATCACAGCACTGCTCATGAGTATTGCTGCCCTTATATTAGCAGGACTGGTCGCATGGTGGCTCAAGCAAAGCATCAGTTTGGTGACCCAATATACCAGTGCACTGGCAGAAGACACCAAAAAGCCCTATTTTTACTTAGGTCATGAACTTAATAGCCTAACGGATACCATTGAGTCTATGAAACATCGATTGGAAAATCGCGCCTATGTTACTGACTATGTTCATACCCTGACCCATGAGCTCAAAAGTCCGTTAACCGCCATTCGTGCCAGTAGTGAGTTGCTAGAAGACGACGGGCTTGATAAAGAAGATCAACAGATGCTCATCCAGTCCATTGGTGAACAAAGTATCAAAATGCAGCAATTGATTGATCGGCTGCTATTACTTGCCAAAGTTGAGCAACCGACTTTTAAGCTGAATCGCCAGCTGACCCCTCTACTACCGTTGTTGCAAACCCTTGCAAAAAACAATAGCGCTAAATTGCAACAGCAGCACCTAGCGCCTATCGACATCTATCTTAATGATAAATGGGTGACTGAAACAGCGACTTTATCACCAAATGCCTTGGCAAATACCAGCGTTTTCGCTGACCAGTTTTGGTTGGTACAAGTGCTGCAAAATGTATTGGACAATGCCATTCATTTTGCCGATAGCATTGTCAGTATTCATATTCATAACACAGCGCAAACTGTCACTATTGATATCTTTAATAATGGTAAATTACTCCCTGAGTATGCCGTTGATAAAGCGTTTGACCGTTATTTTAGCTTATCGCATCAGAGTCAAGCTGCTGAAAAAACCTCAGAGCATCTATCAGACTTTTCAGTAGAGAATCACTCAACATTCGATACTACGCAGATACAGCCTAGCATGGCTAGCAATACCCTAAAAAAAGGCACTGGCCTTGGCTTAACTCTTGTGAAGCAAGTTATTGAGCATCATGGCGGTCATGTTGCCATTACTAATATTCAAGAAAATAGCGATGACAGTAATCAAAATAGTAATGAAAAAAACGCTGCTATTAAGCGATATTCAGGCGTGATGGTTAGTATTACCTTGCCTTTGACTAAAGAATAG
- a CDS encoding tyrosine-type recombinase/integrase — protein MPLTHTVINKLQPSSTSIDTKRPDKHSDGNGLQLWVRYTGVKSWISAYRWQGKQQTLTIGTYPVMSLQNARQRNIEIKRLIADGVNPKDHRREQQASQDGLNVFDNIAQSWYSERKTYLAESTFSRNYSAYMRDVKPSIGQKNINDITAPDILAIGKAVESRGANEMARRTIREVGQIFKHAIRNGLATHNPATDLAEAIKPHKTVNHSRITSQQLPKLLKDIDAYQGDVLVKLGLWFLCYTFVRTNEIRFMEWQDIDFNRGLWTVPAEKMKARRLHIVPLAPQAVAILKQIKELGFSDQYVFFNTSTRKPYSQSAFINALWNMGYKGKMTGHGFRGLASTTLHEKEFMHEAIELQLAHDRENKISAAYNGAQHLPYRIDMMHQWANFIDDAYAGKLDNVIHTNFRQQKQKHG, from the coding sequence ATGCCCTTAACTCATACCGTTATCAATAAGCTACAGCCCAGTAGCACCTCGATTGATACAAAGCGACCTGACAAACATAGCGATGGTAACGGGCTGCAATTATGGGTGCGTTACACGGGCGTTAAGTCATGGATCAGCGCCTACAGATGGCAAGGCAAACAGCAAACCCTCACTATTGGCACTTATCCAGTAATGAGCCTACAAAATGCACGCCAGCGCAATATTGAGATCAAACGCTTAATAGCTGATGGTGTGAACCCCAAAGACCATAGGAGAGAGCAGCAAGCCAGCCAAGATGGTTTAAATGTTTTCGATAACATAGCCCAGTCATGGTATAGCGAGCGTAAAACCTACCTAGCAGAAAGCACCTTTTCCCGTAACTATTCCGCTTATATGCGCGATGTTAAGCCCTCTATTGGTCAAAAGAACATAAACGACATTACCGCACCTGACATATTGGCTATTGGTAAAGCAGTAGAGAGTCGCGGCGCTAATGAAATGGCAAGGCGTACCATTAGAGAAGTAGGGCAGATATTCAAACACGCCATACGCAATGGACTAGCCACACACAACCCAGCCACCGACCTAGCCGAAGCGATCAAGCCACACAAAACCGTCAATCATAGCCGTATCACTAGCCAGCAATTACCCAAGTTATTAAAAGACATTGATGCTTATCAAGGTGATGTATTGGTGAAACTAGGCTTATGGTTTTTATGCTATACGTTTGTACGCACTAATGAGATTAGATTTATGGAATGGCAGGACATAGATTTTAATCGCGGCTTATGGACTGTCCCAGCTGAAAAGATGAAAGCTAGGCGTTTGCATATCGTGCCACTAGCACCGCAAGCAGTAGCGATATTAAAGCAGATCAAAGAGCTAGGCTTTTCGGATCAGTATGTTTTCTTTAATACCTCAACCCGTAAGCCGTACAGTCAAAGCGCATTTATTAATGCCCTATGGAATATGGGTTATAAAGGCAAGATGACAGGGCACGGGTTTAGAGGGCTTGCCAGTACCACACTGCATGAAAAAGAGTTTATGCACGAAGCTATAGAGCTACAGCTGGCACATGATAGAGAAAACAAGATCAGTGCAGCTTATAACGGGGCGCAGCACTTACCATATAGAATAGACATGATGCACCAATGGGCAAACTTCATTGATGATGCTTATGCTGGCAAATTGGATAACGTCATACATACCAACTTTAGACAACAAAAACAAAAGCATGGCTAA
- the aroC gene encoding chorismate synthase: MAGNSIGQVFTVTTCGESHGAGLMAIVDGVPPGLALSADDLQIDLDRRKPGTSKYSTQRRESDEVEIISGVFEGKTTGTSIGLLIRNTNQKSKDYGEIKDTFRPGHADYTYSMKYGFRDYRGGGRSSARETAMRVAAGAIAKKYLQERLGVQVRGHVTQIGSEYSNVLDSSQIDWDFVNSNPFFCADADAVSRFETLIDSLRREGTSCGARLEIIASGVPVGLGEPVFDRLDADIAHAMMSINAVKGVEVGDGMAVAGQFGHSSRDELTPDGFTANHAGGILGGISSGQDIRVSIALKPTSSITTAGKSINTQGESVDMLTKGRHDPCVGVRATPIAEAMLAIVLLDHYLRHRGQNADVKPPVASIT; encoded by the coding sequence ATGGCAGGCAATAGCATTGGACAGGTTTTTACAGTCACGACTTGTGGTGAGTCGCATGGTGCAGGTCTTATGGCAATCGTCGATGGCGTGCCGCCTGGCTTAGCCTTATCCGCAGATGATTTGCAAATCGATTTAGATCGCCGCAAACCGGGCACGTCTAAATACTCTACCCAGCGCCGTGAGTCCGATGAAGTTGAGATTATTTCTGGTGTGTTTGAGGGTAAGACGACCGGCACCTCTATTGGCCTGCTGATTCGTAATACCAATCAAAAGTCCAAAGACTATGGCGAGATTAAAGACACGTTTCGCCCCGGTCATGCCGACTATACCTATAGCATGAAATATGGCTTTCGTGATTATCGTGGCGGCGGGCGTTCCTCAGCGCGCGAGACTGCGATGCGCGTGGCGGCAGGTGCTATCGCTAAAAAATATCTACAAGAGCGCTTAGGTGTGCAAGTCCGTGGTCATGTCACCCAAATTGGCAGTGAGTACAGCAATGTCCTAGACTCAAGCCAAATTGATTGGGACTTTGTGAATAGCAATCCGTTTTTTTGCGCCGATGCCGATGCTGTCAGTCGTTTTGAGACCTTGATAGATAGTTTACGCCGTGAAGGCACTAGCTGCGGGGCACGCCTAGAGATTATCGCTAGCGGTGTGCCAGTCGGACTTGGCGAGCCAGTATTTGATCGTTTGGATGCAGATATTGCCCATGCGATGATGAGCATCAATGCTGTTAAAGGCGTTGAGGTCGGCGACGGCATGGCAGTGGCAGGACAGTTCGGTCATAGCTCTCGTGATGAGCTGACACCAGACGGTTTTACTGCCAATCATGCTGGTGGTATTTTGGGCGGTATCTCTTCAGGGCAAGACATCCGTGTCAGTATTGCCCTGAAGCCAACCTCTAGTATTACGACGGCTGGCAAGAGTATCAATACACAAGGCGAGTCGGTTGATATGTTGACTAAAGGTCGTCATGATCCTTGTGTAGGGGTACGTGCCACGCCTATCGCAGAAGCCATGCTGGCCATTGTTTTACTCGATCACTATTTGCGCCATCGCGGCCAAAATGCGGATGTGAAGCCGCCAGTAGCATCTATTACTTAG